Proteins found in one Oribacterium sp. oral taxon 102 genomic segment:
- a CDS encoding HAD family hydrolase, with the protein MLKGVLLDVDGTLLDTERLFMDGWLRAARELHYPLRYEQVLFFHGKGVHENGVTFRKWFGADADYEGTRALRQNYVEERIAAEGVPTKPGLFVFLDYLREKGLKIALATGTVRQEAAPRWEMAGLLPYVDASVCGDEVTHNKPDPEIFLHAASLLGVPPQDCIVFEDSPAGLAAGRAAGCRTCMIPDMEPATEELRETLADYVCDSLSAAAEMLEKEFFSGK; encoded by the coding sequence ATGTTAAAGGGAGTATTATTGGATGTGGACGGTACGCTGCTCGATACCGAGCGGCTCTTCATGGACGGCTGGCTCCGCGCCGCACGGGAGCTTCATTACCCGCTTCGCTACGAGCAGGTGCTCTTCTTTCACGGGAAGGGCGTGCACGAGAACGGCGTGACCTTCCGGAAATGGTTCGGCGCGGATGCCGACTATGAAGGCACACGGGCGCTCCGGCAGAACTATGTAGAGGAACGGATCGCCGCAGAAGGCGTCCCGACGAAGCCGGGGCTCTTCGTTTTCCTCGATTACCTGAGGGAAAAGGGGCTGAAAATCGCGCTCGCTACCGGCACCGTCCGGCAGGAGGCGGCGCCGCGCTGGGAAATGGCGGGGCTTCTCCCCTATGTGGATGCCTCCGTCTGCGGAGATGAAGTTACACACAACAAGCCCGATCCGGAGATCTTCCTTCATGCCGCTTCGCTGCTCGGTGTACCGCCGCAGGACTGTATCGTCTTCGAGGACAGCCCCGCAGGTCTCGCTGCAGGGCGGGCGGCAGGCTGCCGAACCTGTATGATCCCGGATATGGAGCCCGCTACGGAGGAACTCCGGGAAACGCTCGCGGACTACGTTTGTGACAGTCTCAGCGCTGCTGCGGAAATGCTGGAAAAAGAATTTTTCTCCGGAAAATAG
- a CDS encoding AzlC family ABC transporter permease translates to METKRQWFFRGIRNGIPIALGYFAVSFALGIAAKRAGLNALQATLCSALCNASAGEYAGFTVISAQGSYIELLLITLIVNARYLLMSASLSQKVSPDCSLRHRLALAFCITDEIFGASVTVPERLNPFYSYGLAVISLGAWSLGTCLGVVTGSILPTALVEALGAGLYGMFLAIIIPPARENRLLGGLVLLSMALSFLFSRLPLTRELSEGTRIILLTLLLSLGAALLFPIKENEQHAA, encoded by the coding sequence ATGGAAACAAAGCGTCAATGGTTCTTTCGGGGGATACGAAACGGCATTCCGATTGCGCTCGGCTACTTTGCCGTTTCCTTCGCGCTGGGCATCGCCGCGAAGCGGGCGGGACTCAACGCCCTGCAGGCGACCCTGTGCAGCGCGCTCTGCAATGCCTCCGCGGGAGAGTATGCCGGCTTCACGGTGATCTCCGCGCAGGGCTCCTATATAGAGCTGCTCCTCATTACGCTGATCGTCAATGCGCGCTACCTGCTGATGTCCGCCTCTCTTTCCCAGAAGGTCTCGCCGGACTGCTCTCTCCGCCACCGGCTCGCCCTTGCCTTCTGCATCACCGACGAGATCTTCGGTGCCAGCGTGACGGTTCCGGAAAGGCTGAACCCCTTCTACAGCTACGGGCTTGCCGTCATTTCTCTCGGCGCATGGTCGCTCGGCACCTGTCTCGGGGTCGTCACAGGCAGCATTCTCCCGACCGCGCTGGTCGAGGCGCTGGGAGCCGGACTCTACGGAATGTTCCTCGCCATCATTATCCCGCCGGCACGGGAGAATCGCCTGCTGGGCGGACTGGTGCTGCTGTCCATGGCACTGAGCTTCCTCTTCTCGCGGCTGCCGCTCACCCGGGAGCTTTCGGAGGGAACACGAATCATCCTGCTGACGCTGCTGCTCTCCCTCGGCGCAGCGCTTCTTTTCCCGATAAAGGAGAACGAACAGCATGCAGCATAA
- a CDS encoding AzlD domain-containing protein: protein MQHNPYLYILTMFLASYALRALPLSLIRTELRSRLLRSFLFYVPYVTLAVMTFPAVMDGTVRPIQGLAAMLLGILLAWNRAGLFLTSLAVVGAVLLGGML from the coding sequence ATGCAGCATAATCCTTATCTCTATATCCTCACGATGTTTCTCGCGTCCTATGCGCTGCGCGCGCTCCCGCTCAGCCTGATCCGCACGGAGCTCCGAAGCCGCCTGCTGCGCTCCTTCCTCTTCTACGTCCCCTATGTGACGCTCGCGGTCATGACCTTTCCCGCGGTCATGGACGGAACCGTGCGTCCTATACAGGGACTCGCCGCAATGCTCCTCGGCATCCTGCTCGCCTGGAACCGTGCCGGACTCTTCCTCACCTCCCTCGCCGTCGTCGGCGCAGTGCTGCTGGGCGGCATGCTGTAG
- a CDS encoding uracil-xanthine permease family protein — protein MSEAKRKRVGDEAIYDVRELGTGHILILGLQHMFAMFGATVLVPLLTGLSVSATLLFAGLGTLLFHLISKKRIPAFLGSSFAFLAGYMTIAPHGEAELLPYACFGVACAGLVYLLLAALFRAFGAGKVMRYFPPVVTGPIIIAIGLNLSKSAIESCGSDWTIALVAIVVVIVCNIWGRGMVKIIPILLGVLASYLTAAAAGKIDFTAVRDAAWIGLPIAYRNTVFALFTSGSLNTALLITSVITILPISFATMMEHIGDISAISSTVGKNFIKDPGLHRTLTGDGLATTLASLFGAPANTTYGENTGVLTLTRVYDPAVIRLAACFAIFFSFCPKFAAVIEAMPAATIGGISLVLYGMISAVGVRNVVETKVDFSQSRNVIIAALILVLSIGINYSSAGAVGFTVFGMAIRFSGLATGSLVGILLNAILPGKDYRFEEDEPNDTGVDLQIAQGESLVWQLAKQAGQKNMVEDK, from the coding sequence ATGAGTGAAGCGAAGAGGAAGCGCGTCGGAGACGAGGCGATTTATGATGTCAGAGAGCTGGGTACGGGACATATCCTGATATTGGGACTGCAGCACATGTTCGCCATGTTTGGCGCGACGGTGCTGGTGCCGCTTTTGACAGGGCTCAGCGTGTCTGCGACCCTGCTGTTTGCCGGATTGGGGACCCTGCTCTTCCATCTGATTTCCAAGAAGAGGATTCCGGCGTTTCTGGGCTCCTCCTTCGCCTTTCTGGCAGGCTATATGACGATCGCACCGCATGGGGAGGCGGAGCTTCTGCCCTATGCCTGCTTCGGCGTCGCCTGCGCGGGATTGGTTTATCTGCTGCTTGCCGCGCTCTTCCGCGCCTTCGGCGCAGGGAAAGTCATGCGCTACTTCCCGCCGGTGGTGACCGGACCGATTATTATTGCGATCGGGCTGAATCTGTCGAAATCGGCGATCGAGAGCTGCGGCAGTGATTGGACGATCGCCCTCGTTGCGATCGTCGTGGTCATTGTCTGCAATATCTGGGGGAGAGGCATGGTGAAGATCATCCCGATTCTGCTGGGGGTGCTCGCCTCCTATCTGACCGCTGCGGCAGCGGGAAAGATCGACTTCACAGCGGTACGGGATGCCGCATGGATCGGACTGCCCATCGCCTACCGAAATACGGTATTCGCTCTCTTTACCTCCGGCAGCCTGAACACGGCACTGCTGATTACCTCTGTGATCACGATTCTGCCGATTTCCTTCGCGACGATGATGGAGCATATCGGAGATATCTCTGCGATCTCCTCTACGGTGGGGAAGAATTTCATCAAGGATCCGGGTCTGCACCGGACCCTGACGGGAGACGGACTCGCCACGACCCTCGCCTCGCTCTTCGGTGCACCGGCGAATACGACCTACGGTGAAAATACCGGCGTGCTGACATTGACCCGGGTCTATGATCCGGCGGTGATCCGTCTCGCGGCATGCTTTGCGATTTTCTTCAGCTTCTGCCCGAAGTTCGCAGCGGTGATCGAGGCGATGCCTGCCGCGACCATCGGCGGCATCTCGCTGGTGCTGTACGGCATGATCTCCGCGGTGGGCGTGCGGAATGTGGTGGAAACGAAGGTGGACTTCTCCCAGAGCCGGAATGTCATCATTGCCGCGTTGATCCTCGTGCTCTCCATCGGCATCAACTACTCCTCGGCGGGGGCGGTGGGCTTCACGGTCTTCGGCATGGCGATCCGCTTCTCCGGACTCGCGACCGGTTCTCTCGTGGGGATCCTGCTTAATGCGATCCTCCCCGGCAAGGATTATCGCTTCGAGGAGGACGAGCCGAACGACACCGGCGTAGATCTGCAGATCGCGCAGGGCGAGAGTCTGGTCTGGCAGCTCGCGAAGCAGGCGGGACAGAAGAACATGGTAGAGGACAAATAA
- a CDS encoding carbohydrate-binding domain-containing protein: MKRQMSTPLCRKLRHHRSYKFCALALSAAFLLGACGQSVQGNVGMSAAGTEEAQAAESGSTEQTNAASRSGTAEGERLAEAFFSERDYRTEYDASSAVKISFEGSSAGSSDEKAAVVSGSTVTITDEGCYILSGNLTDGQLIIDAEKSDKIQLVLNGVTLYSESSAAIYVKQADKVFLTTAEGTENTLSNGGSYTAIDENAIDAVIFSKDDLTLNGEGKLTIRAEAGHGIVSKDSLAVTSGAYEITAAEDGMSGKDGVGIAGGMIEISAGDDGIHSDGAVYLIGGTIDITESEEGIEGATIDVLDGEVSIVSRDDGMNATNGTSRTVQENAAAPGQGARPSAPPTGGGDFAGRPSDSAENEQDRRPPQNGEAPPERGGSPGMGGQGQQPFSEAEEGVYISISGGTIRIAASGDGIDSNGDLYVSGGEVYISGPENDGNGSLDYNGEGIISGGVLGAAGSSGMAQRFSEDSPQRSLLIETGENPAGTELTLYDSTGRELLRWTAEKAYSCVIVSLPSLTEGESYTLKSGDSEKTIVLDGSASTR; this comes from the coding sequence ATGAAGAGACAAATGAGTACACCTCTATGCCGAAAACTTCGGCACCATCGATCCTATAAGTTCTGTGCGCTGGCGCTCTCTGCGGCGTTCCTCCTCGGTGCATGCGGGCAGAGCGTGCAGGGGAACGTCGGTATGTCGGCTGCGGGGACGGAGGAAGCGCAGGCAGCAGAGAGCGGCAGTACGGAGCAGACGAACGCTGCGAGCAGGAGCGGTACGGCAGAGGGAGAGCGTCTCGCCGAGGCATTTTTCAGCGAGCGGGACTACCGGACGGAATACGACGCATCCTCTGCGGTAAAGATTTCCTTCGAGGGCAGCAGCGCCGGCAGCAGCGATGAGAAGGCGGCAGTCGTCTCCGGAAGCACGGTGACGATCACGGACGAGGGCTGCTATATTCTTTCCGGGAATCTCACGGATGGCCAGCTGATCATTGACGCGGAAAAGAGCGATAAGATACAGCTTGTGCTGAACGGCGTGACGCTCTATTCGGAGAGCTCCGCGGCGATCTATGTGAAGCAGGCGGACAAGGTATTTCTCACGACGGCAGAGGGAACGGAGAATACGCTCTCGAACGGCGGGAGCTATACCGCGATAGATGAGAATGCGATCGACGCGGTGATCTTTTCCAAGGATGATCTGACGCTGAACGGAGAGGGAAAGCTTACGATCCGGGCGGAGGCGGGACACGGCATCGTCTCGAAGGACAGTCTGGCAGTGACGTCCGGTGCATATGAGATCACGGCGGCAGAGGATGGGATGTCCGGCAAGGACGGGGTCGGTATCGCCGGCGGAATGATCGAAATTTCCGCGGGAGACGACGGCATCCATTCGGACGGGGCGGTGTATCTCATCGGCGGAACGATCGATATCACAGAGAGCGAGGAGGGCATCGAGGGTGCGACGATCGATGTTCTGGACGGCGAGGTCTCTATCGTCTCGCGGGACGACGGCATGAACGCGACGAACGGGACGAGCAGGACGGTGCAGGAGAATGCTGCTGCACCGGGACAGGGTGCGCGCCCGTCGGCACCGCCGACAGGCGGCGGGGATTTCGCGGGACGCCCCTCGGACAGTGCGGAGAACGAGCAGGACAGGAGGCCGCCGCAAAATGGAGAAGCGCCGCCGGAGAGGGGCGGAAGTCCCGGTATGGGCGGGCAGGGGCAGCAGCCCTTTTCCGAGGCGGAGGAGGGTGTATACATCTCAATCTCCGGCGGAACGATCCGCATTGCCGCCTCCGGTGACGGGATAGATTCCAATGGGGATCTCTATGTCTCCGGCGGAGAGGTCTATATCAGCGGCCCGGAGAATGACGGCAACGGCAGTCTGGACTATAACGGGGAGGGCATCATCAGCGGCGGCGTGCTGGGGGCGGCAGGTTCCTCCGGAATGGCGCAGCGCTTCAGTGAGGATTCCCCGCAGAGAAGCCTGCTGATCGAGACGGGAGAGAATCCCGCGGGGACGGAGCTTACGCTCTATGACAGTACGGGCAGGGAGCTCCTGCGCTGGACGGCAGAGAAGGCATACTCCTGTGTGATCGTCAGCCTGCCGTCTCTCACGGAGGGAGAGAGCTATACGCTGAAGAGCGGAGACAGCGAAAAAACGATAGTCCTTGACGGCAGCGCCTCCACCCGCTAA
- a CDS encoding DUF4956 domain-containing protein yields the protein MLNTFFRGIFDTTQTAVIAPGEFLLCVGTALVLGLLLSCCVSFGARASRSFSAALALLPAVVCVVIMMVNGNVGTGVAVAGAFSLVRFRSAPGSAREIAAIFLAMAVGLVCGMGYLGYALLTSLVFGCAGMLYNRMDFGQRRHRERDRQLHITIPEELNYSEAFTDIFAEYTDSAELQLVKTTNMGSLYRLSYQLRLKNARREKEMLDALRCRNGNLEISISMQENGNGEL from the coding sequence ATGCTTAACACATTTTTCAGAGGAATCTTCGATACGACACAGACGGCGGTGATCGCGCCGGGAGAATTCCTGCTCTGCGTCGGCACGGCGCTCGTGCTGGGACTGCTGCTGAGCTGCTGCGTGAGCTTCGGCGCCCGCGCCTCACGGAGCTTCTCGGCGGCGCTCGCACTGCTGCCCGCCGTGGTCTGCGTGGTGATCATGATGGTGAACGGAAATGTCGGCACCGGCGTCGCAGTGGCAGGCGCGTTCAGTCTGGTACGCTTCCGTTCCGCGCCGGGCTCCGCACGGGAGATCGCCGCGATCTTCCTCGCGATGGCAGTGGGACTCGTCTGCGGCATGGGATATCTCGGCTATGCGCTGCTGACCTCGCTGGTCTTCGGATGCGCCGGTATGCTGTATAACCGCATGGATTTCGGGCAGAGGAGGCATAGGGAACGGGATCGGCAGCTGCATATCACCATACCGGAGGAGCTGAATTACAGCGAGGCCTTCACGGATATCTTCGCGGAGTATACGGACAGCGCAGAGCTGCAGCTCGTGAAGACCACGAACATGGGAAGCCTTTACCGGCTCAGCTATCAGCTTCGGCTGAAAAACGCGAGGAGAGAGAAGGAAATGCTCGATGCGCTGCGCTGCCGGAACGGAAATCTGGAGATCAGCATCTCTATGCAGGAAAATGGAAATGGAGAACTGTAA
- a CDS encoding polyphosphate polymerase domain-containing protein, whose protein sequence is MNAQMTFQRYELKYLLNAEQKRVLLDSMEPYMQPDSYGRTTIRNIYFDTEDFRLVRHSLEKPVYKEKLRIRSYRQASEEDPVFVELKKKYRSVVYKRRISLPEGAAMESFRRGTALPVHSQIGREIEYFRQFYRGLRPAMFLSYEREAFCMRDGGDFRVTLDENILYRTEDLSLRRPAYGNLLLSPGQSLLEMKCSGSIPLWMCRALNGAGIYKISFSKYGQAYCRELGKEGGQRYA, encoded by the coding sequence ATGAACGCACAGATGACGTTTCAGAGATATGAGCTGAAGTACCTTTTGAACGCGGAGCAGAAGAGGGTGCTGCTCGACAGCATGGAGCCCTATATGCAGCCGGACAGCTACGGCAGGACGACGATCAGGAACATTTATTTCGACACGGAGGACTTCCGGCTGGTACGGCATTCGCTGGAAAAGCCCGTTTACAAGGAAAAGCTCCGCATCCGGAGCTACCGGCAGGCATCGGAGGAGGATCCGGTATTCGTGGAGCTCAAGAAGAAATACCGGTCGGTGGTCTACAAAAGGCGGATCAGTCTCCCGGAGGGCGCGGCGATGGAGAGCTTCCGGAGGGGAACCGCGCTCCCCGTGCATTCGCAGATCGGAAGAGAGATCGAGTATTTCCGGCAGTTTTACCGCGGACTTCGTCCGGCGATGTTTTTAAGCTATGAGCGGGAGGCGTTCTGCATGCGGGACGGCGGAGACTTCCGGGTGACGCTGGATGAGAACATCCTTTACCGGACGGAGGATCTCAGCCTGCGGAGGCCGGCGTATGGAAACCTGCTGCTGTCTCCGGGACAGAGCCTTCTGGAAATGAAGTGCTCCGGCAGCATTCCGCTCTGGATGTGCAGGGCATTGAACGGGGCGGGGATCTATAAAATATCCTTTTCAAAATACGGGCAGGCGTATTGCAGGGAGCTTGGGAAAGAAGGAGGACAGCGCTATGCTTAA
- a CDS encoding InlB B-repeat-containing protein: MRGKKRGRSVISLLLIFSMLSLCFPHAVWAEEAAPEREQAVAEAASETGEEQEIAEAASETGAESETDSETAAESSAAETERERAETVQEGAAERESAEAAPEIGAEQESAEAAPRTEAEQETAENAEMKPEETGVTSAVASASELPVPEGEGGEMPALRKTLTAENGVTVKLYAEKGTFPRGSYAEVREASREEAMEAAQQVVQGTVVDAAAVDITFYNEDGEEIEPADQKRVHVSLKADRKLEGDEYRVVHIEDNGEAEIISEVSHISARQASFSAESFTIYSIIGEELPTRCYRFFKAEGSEEIWVKQRVKEGEELLRPRVPEHAAGREFLGWYEAGASVPFDGFGTVNGITESSTVDLYARYSSEVHIFYHSIDGTIIRVDSIEENHDTEIERKSPYVQMASVTQTHNGWYLEGDAEKKDISGHYHVGTEDLHLYPLVEDGWWIIFDTKGGSTVENQFVGANDTDKRVIEKQPLRTGYVFDGWYEDEGYTKPWDFTRETEGAVTLYAKWNPGTADYAVQYFRKDPNDETKDILIKQTNHSGTVGAEAGYEWDAATQKLPELTDEEYFGLHIDQPRTDAAREFIKPDGSTVRKVYLESNVHSITMKWTGDDGIAHEATTEVRYKQNLRAVWDKVKPYDVFIEGTRWQWANSGGATWANSYLDFPVMVYDEDILWVRQTGILWNLFYQIFYEGIDGEVPEGCTPVENGGRIFYLKNESGFRAGWNGALDPPLAKDFAVDLELSEGNISTWKLKNCWLVYFHKRSGENWKKHWMSKRYTYENQYEFNEDPDHKMQVYMRRLRYALRFHENGGAEIADIENIPYEKKLGQYEPLTAYPIGVHRVIDGQELQFAGWYTDSDCKGLRFDFAGSTMPADNLDLYAKWEPLRYTVYFDSDGGTPVAPAENIRYGMPVTKPKDPTCDGYSFIGWMLDGKPYSFESGVSQDLTLKAQWRSLGGFRVRYDLNGGSGRAPEDLNGYYENTEAEAKAPSEAVAPEGKVFIGWRRTDTGERVYPGGILTVPGDVTLSAEWGDIDKTTRLLYDFNFGSYGIRAQGPGSNEVREIENNSIVKLRGFSYMGDVPDGYEFAGWYATPDASGEALNQVQIDRINEDKNRVYAAWKRVKGSGGNGGGGGNGGSTPASPVRPAPATPPAPENVVPAVLGAARDVVQHAQDAPGRVLGVMRRAIATGDQGMAGAYAAVFLAAFSGMAVWAVRRRKREKRR; this comes from the coding sequence ATGAGGGGGAAGAAGAGAGGCCGAAGCGTTATTTCTTTGCTGCTGATTTTTTCTATGCTCAGTTTATGCTTCCCGCATGCAGTATGGGCGGAGGAGGCTGCGCCGGAGAGGGAGCAGGCAGTCGCAGAAGCTGCATCGGAGACAGGGGAGGAACAGGAGATCGCGGAGGCTGCATCGGAGACAGGGGCAGAGAGCGAGACGGATTCGGAAACTGCGGCGGAGTCATCGGCAGCGGAAACAGAGCGGGAGCGCGCGGAGACCGTACAGGAGGGCGCGGCGGAGCGTGAGAGTGCGGAAGCCGCGCCGGAGATCGGGGCGGAGCAGGAGAGTGCAGAAGCCGCTCCGAGGACGGAGGCGGAGCAGGAGACCGCGGAAAATGCGGAGATGAAGCCGGAAGAAACGGGCGTGACATCTGCTGTTGCGAGTGCTTCCGAGCTGCCTGTGCCGGAGGGGGAAGGCGGCGAAATGCCTGCGCTCCGAAAAACGCTGACGGCGGAAAACGGCGTTACAGTGAAGCTCTATGCGGAAAAGGGAACTTTTCCGCGGGGGAGCTATGCAGAGGTAAGGGAAGCCTCCCGGGAAGAGGCGATGGAGGCAGCACAGCAGGTGGTGCAGGGCACCGTCGTAGATGCCGCGGCGGTCGACATTACGTTCTACAATGAAGACGGAGAAGAGATCGAGCCGGCGGATCAGAAAAGGGTGCATGTCAGCCTGAAAGCAGATCGAAAGCTGGAGGGGGACGAGTATAGAGTTGTCCATATCGAGGATAACGGAGAAGCAGAGATCATCTCTGAGGTCAGCCATATCAGCGCGAGACAGGCAAGCTTCTCTGCGGAGAGCTTCACGATCTATTCTATCATCGGAGAAGAGCTGCCTACTCGCTGTTACCGCTTCTTTAAGGCGGAGGGAAGCGAAGAGATCTGGGTGAAGCAGCGCGTAAAGGAAGGGGAGGAGCTTCTCCGGCCGCGCGTACCGGAGCATGCGGCAGGTCGAGAGTTCCTGGGTTGGTATGAGGCGGGGGCAAGCGTTCCCTTTGATGGCTTCGGAACTGTGAACGGAATCACGGAATCCTCGACGGTAGATCTGTACGCGCGTTATAGCTCGGAGGTGCATATCTTCTACCATAGCATAGATGGGACGATCATTCGGGTAGATAGTATCGAAGAAAATCATGATACGGAGATCGAAAGGAAATCGCCGTATGTACAGATGGCGTCCGTCACGCAGACGCATAACGGCTGGTATCTGGAGGGAGATGCCGAGAAAAAGGATATTTCCGGACACTACCATGTGGGGACGGAGGATCTTCATCTCTATCCGCTTGTGGAGGACGGCTGGTGGATCATTTTCGATACGAAGGGCGGCAGTACGGTAGAAAACCAGTTTGTCGGTGCGAATGATACAGATAAGCGCGTGATCGAGAAGCAGCCTCTGCGTACCGGCTATGTATTTGACGGCTGGTATGAGGATGAGGGCTATACGAAGCCCTGGGACTTTACGAGAGAGACAGAGGGCGCAGTGACGCTCTATGCGAAGTGGAATCCCGGAACCGCGGACTATGCTGTGCAGTACTTTCGGAAGGATCCGAATGATGAAACGAAGGACATTCTGATCAAGCAGACGAATCACAGCGGGACAGTCGGGGCAGAGGCAGGCTACGAGTGGGATGCGGCTACGCAGAAGCTTCCTGAGCTTACCGATGAGGAGTATTTCGGGCTTCACATCGACCAGCCGCGTACGGATGCGGCGAGGGAGTTCATCAAGCCGGACGGCAGTACGGTCCGGAAGGTTTATCTCGAGTCCAATGTGCATTCTATCACCATGAAGTGGACGGGCGATGACGGCATAGCACATGAGGCGACCACAGAGGTTCGGTATAAGCAGAATCTCCGGGCAGTCTGGGACAAGGTAAAGCCCTACGATGTATTTATAGAGGGGACACGCTGGCAGTGGGCGAACAGCGGAGGTGCGACATGGGCGAACAGCTATCTGGACTTTCCGGTGATGGTGTATGATGAGGATATCCTGTGGGTGCGCCAGACCGGCATTTTGTGGAATCTCTTCTACCAGATATTCTATGAGGGGATAGATGGAGAGGTGCCGGAGGGCTGTACTCCGGTCGAAAACGGGGGAAGGATCTTCTATCTGAAGAATGAGTCCGGATTTCGTGCCGGCTGGAATGGTGCCTTGGATCCGCCGCTGGCAAAGGATTTTGCGGTGGATCTGGAGCTCTCCGAGGGAAATATTTCGACATGGAAGCTGAAGAACTGCTGGCTGGTTTACTTTCATAAGAGGAGCGGAGAGAACTGGAAGAAGCACTGGATGAGTAAGCGCTATACCTATGAGAACCAGTATGAATTCAATGAGGATCCGGATCATAAGATGCAGGTCTATATGAGACGGCTGCGTTATGCGCTTCGTTTCCATGAAAACGGCGGTGCAGAGATAGCGGATATTGAGAATATCCCTTATGAAAAGAAGCTTGGACAATACGAGCCGCTTACTGCTTACCCGATTGGTGTCCATAGGGTGATCGATGGGCAGGAGCTGCAGTTTGCAGGCTGGTACACCGATTCGGACTGCAAGGGGCTGCGGTTTGACTTTGCCGGAAGCACCATGCCGGCAGATAATCTGGATCTCTATGCGAAATGGGAGCCGCTTCGCTATACGGTGTACTTCGATAGTGACGGCGGTACACCGGTTGCACCGGCGGAGAATATCCGCTACGGTATGCCGGTCACAAAGCCGAAGGATCCGACCTGCGACGGATACAGCTTCATCGGCTGGATGCTGGATGGGAAGCCATACAGCTTTGAGTCCGGTGTTTCACAGGATCTTACGCTGAAGGCACAGTGGAGGAGTCTCGGAGGCTTCCGTGTACGCTATGATTTGAATGGCGGAAGCGGCAGGGCACCGGAGGACTTGAACGGCTACTATGAGAATACTGAGGCGGAGGCGAAGGCACCCTCAGAGGCTGTGGCGCCGGAAGGGAAGGTCTTCATCGGCTGGCGGAGAACAGATACAGGAGAGAGGGTTTATCCGGGCGGCATCCTGACAGTACCCGGAGATGTGACGCTTTCCGCCGAATGGGGGGATATTGATAAGACGACGAGACTGCTCTATGACTTTAACTTCGGCTCCTATGGGATCAGGGCACAGGGGCCGGGCAGCAATGAGGTCAGGGAGATCGAGAATAATTCGATTGTGAAGCTGAGGGGCTTCTCATATATGGGAGATGTTCCGGACGGCTATGAATTTGCCGGTTGGTATGCGACGCCGGACGCCTCCGGAGAGGCACTGAATCAGGTGCAGATTGACCGCATAAATGAGGATAAAAACCGGGTTTACGCAGCGTGGAAAAGAGTCAAAGGCAGCGGTGGAAACGGCGGCGGAGGCGGAAATGGCGGCAGTACGCCGGCATCTCCGGTGAGACCGGCGCCTGCGACGCCGCCGGCTCCGGAGAATGTCGTTCCCGCGGTGCTCGGTGCGGCGCGCGACGTCGTGCAGCATGCACAGGATGCGCCGGGAAGGGTGCTCGGCGTGATGCGAAGAGCCATAGCGACCGGAGATCAGGGCATGGCGGGAGCATATGCCGCGGTATTCCTCGCTGCCTTCTCCGGAATGGCAGTCTGGGCTGTTCGGAGAAGAAAAAGAGAGAAGCGGCGTTAG
- a CDS encoding pyridoxamine 5'-phosphate oxidase family protein translates to MRRFRQALSEEDCVAVLQSAPRGIMAFHGENGYPYAIPLNQYYDPEDGKLYFHGAKQGLKLDLLEKENKVCFTVMDEGFVKEGEWALNIRSVVCLGQVEALTDHEKVLEQCRKLARKFYPTEKDVEDEVEKAGSRVHMLVMTIDRMTGKLVNES, encoded by the coding sequence ATGAGACGATTCCGGCAGGCACTGTCCGAGGAGGACTGCGTCGCCGTGTTGCAGTCGGCGCCCCGCGGGATCATGGCATTTCACGGGGAAAACGGCTATCCGTACGCCATTCCATTGAACCAATACTATGATCCGGAGGATGGGAAGCTGTATTTTCACGGAGCGAAGCAGGGTCTGAAGCTGGATCTCCTGGAAAAAGAAAACAAGGTATGCTTCACCGTGATGGACGAGGGCTTCGTGAAGGAGGGAGAATGGGCGCTTAACATCCGAAGCGTTGTCTGTCTGGGGCAGGTCGAAGCCCTGACAGACCATGAGAAGGTATTGGAGCAATGCCGGAAGCTGGCGAGAAAATTCTATCCTACAGAGAAGGATGTGGAGGACGAGGTCGAGAAAGCGGGCAGCCGCGTACACATGCTCGTCATGACAATCGACCGCATGACGGGAAAGCTGGTAAACGAATCCTGA
- a CDS encoding MarR family winged helix-turn-helix transcriptional regulator — MFVLEDCMAWLANRSSKVFSSVLDSHFAALEVTRVQWMALYYMNRNPEQKQTELAERLNCKSAALARLLDRMEKDGMLTRSVNAENRRSNRIELTEKGRRLCAEGTAIAERFMDDVIFGISEQKLELFKAVLRQMVGNAEKLQK; from the coding sequence ATGTTTGTTCTGGAGGACTGCATGGCTTGGCTTGCCAATCGAAGCTCGAAGGTTTTTTCAAGCGTGCTGGATTCTCATTTCGCTGCGCTGGAGGTGACGCGTGTCCAGTGGATGGCGCTGTATTACATGAATAGGAATCCGGAGCAGAAGCAAACCGAGCTCGCGGAGCGGCTGAACTGCAAGAGCGCCGCCCTTGCCCGCTTGCTCGACCGTATGGAGAAGGATGGCATGCTCACGCGCTCGGTCAATGCCGAGAATCGGCGCAGCAACAGAATAGAGCTCACGGAGAAGGGCAGACGCCTCTGCGCGGAGGGGACGGCGATCGCGGAGCGCTTCATGGATGATGTCATCTTCGGCATTTCGGAGCAAAAGCTGGAGCTCTTCAAAGCGGTTCTCCGCCAGATGGTCGGAAATGCGGAAAAGCTCCAGAAATAA